The Vitis vinifera cultivar Pinot Noir 40024 chromosome 18, ASM3070453v1 region GTACAACATCAAAAAGTTTTTCGAAGTCCAATGTTTGTCTTGCATGAAATTGAACAAGTTCAAGAGATCTTGAGATCCTGTCTTACCATGGGATAGAGACGACGAAGAAAGAAAGGGTGGAAGGCATTTATCGGAATTTCAATTGATCGTGGGAAATCACTAAAACTCGAGGTCGAGTTTTTTTCAAGTCAGGGGgaattgatgaggatgaatcttcaagatatatatcaagaaagggaattagtattagttgtaattaaagtGAGATTAATATTActtagaattaaattaggattaatatttgttagagtctaattaggattagctaattgagttataatataattagaatttgagtcatgatagggtATTAGATTCCTAGTAGACTTTGActattataattagaattagaatcataataggtcattagagtcctagtagactttgaatttcttagagaagcctataaataggctaatcaatgtaaatcaaagagatgaattgatgaataatattatattttcttcattgcaaggttgcaatcctcaatggtgagactccattgattttcttctaggtaagactcctagaaggccttagtgagactctaaggtttttgtcatattttcttcattgtttcttctttctctctatttattatcttataattttctctaccataaaatttattctttgttcctctccttacaccctaaaaataaaaccctagcccacctacccttgagtgtaggcaaaccatcctagggttgtcctacatcacatACATACAAAGGAGGATCTTGAGTATGCAGTTCCCACCATATTTGATGGATTCCAAACTATGATTTGGATAATGAAAAGATTATGGAACCAGGACATGGacaaaatttttgtttcaactaatttttcaaatattcaaaaaacCTTGGATTTGGCACCTATTGAAATATTGGAATCCAAAAGGGATTATGTAAAAGAGGACAGTCTCTGACATTTTATCTGCTGCTATTTTGACACCCCTTATTTTGAGAAGTCAAGATTTTCCTTTTGTCATTTTTATGATGTAATGAAAGATAACCATCTTATTCCAAAGTACCCTTTCTTTTGCTGTGTTGAAAATCCATGTGCACattaccttttatttttgtgaatgaTGCTCATAAGTCATAACaccattaaaattttctattaacagGGAGGCCTGGTACGTGAAAAATTATGGGACTTGTTGGTATATGAGCAAGGTGTTATTATGGAAGAAGGCTTTCCTAATGCCACTGGTAGGGAGCAATCAATAAAAGGGATGAGAACATCAGAGTTCTGCTTGCACCCTGCTGGGGACACCCCTACTTCCTGCCGACTTTTTGATGCGATCCAAAGCCTCTGTATACCTGTCATTGTCAGTGATAACATCGAACTCCCATTTGAAGGGATGGTGGATTATTCAGAATTTTCAGTGTTTGTGGCAGTAAGAGACTCATTGCTGCCAAACTGGCTTGTGAGTCATCTTAGAAGCTTTTCTAAAGGGCAGAGGGACAGATTTCGTCAAAATATGGCACGGGTTCAGCCCATTTTCCAGTATGATAATGGGCACCCAGCTGGTATTGGACCTATCCCTCCTGATGGTGCAGTGAATCACATATGGAAGAAGGTTCACCAGAAGCTGCCCATGATTAAGGAAGCTATTATTCGAGAGAAGAGAAAACCACCAGGTGCATCAGTTCCACTTCGATGCCTTTGTACTTGAATCATGTCTTCATCTTTTTCAAGTATGGTAGCTGATAAGTGGTTCATTTATCTGGTTATTTATCAGAACATGACATATTGTTTCTTGTTTCAGCATAATGTAGtaataatatgatatattttctCCTTTGCAAACCTTATTCAACTGAACATTGTACAGAGGAAAATAGCAGGGCTTCCTGTTTTCTTTAACACAACCTCTCTCAATTTCTGGTGTACAAAGCATCCTTCTGCAACAAGAAGGGATACCCAATTCCCCTTCTATTAGAAGGAAACACCACAAACAACAGACTTATAACAAACCCAACAACCAAAGGAACAGAGTTGGTCACTTTTCTGGACATTTCCAGATGATAACACTCCAAAACATCATTGTGTGAGCCTGCAAAAGTAAGAAAAGCAATCAATGAAAGCAATGCGTGGAAGAGATCAATCCATCTCAACCTATACTCAGATGGCGCACAAGGCTTCCTCCGGCCTCCATTGAAAGTCCATATCCCATTGCGTGTGGCTACGCCATAGTACAACCTTCCCCTTGCAGTTCTGAAGCTATCAGTGAACAAAAAGAAGATGCAAGAGGCTGCAGAGATAGCCAAGAAGAAACCCATCAGCCAGCGGTTGAGCGTGTAGCATTTGCCGTCATTTGTGAGGAGGGGAGCAAATATGGTGAAGGCAAGGATGGTGGCGGTAGGCAACAGAACATTGAGCCTAGCAGTGCCACTGAGGATGGCATTGAGGACGTATATGAAATGGGACTCATCAGTGCCATCGTCTCCCAGGCAGTAGTAGCTGCCGTTGTCAGGTAGATAACTTTCTATCAGATCTTGTTGGAGGGAGTTATCCATCCCCAGCTAGCGATGGGGGTGGAGGAGGAATGTTATCATAGCTTATATCACGAGCAGGCAACATGAGATTCTTTGTTGAAAGGAAGGGAACAAGTAATTCTCTACCCTTTTTCCTTCTATTCCAAAGGGAAACTTTCCTTGCACCTGC contains the following coding sequences:
- the LOC100247803 gene encoding protein DMP7 codes for the protein MDNSLQQDLIESYLPDNGSYYCLGDDGTDESHFIYVLNAILSGTARLNVLLPTATILAFTIFAPLLTNDGKCYTLNRWLMGFFLAISAASCIFFLFTDSFRTARGRLYYGVATRNGIWTFNGGRRKPCAPSEYRLRWIDLFHALLSLIAFLTFAGSHNDVLECYHLEMSRKVTNSVPLVVGFVISLLFVVFPSNRRGIGYPFLLQKDALYTRN